A genomic region of Staphylococcus roterodami contains the following coding sequences:
- a CDS encoding heme ABC transporter permease: MKHINQIATKSFIALISLLTFTYTTTTIGSVSADEIKRPSAKFNQTEEKDKFQLTTSVFDEEVKEDKTIEIKLFNKENKNITEEQQLVDVKSQLISDLTGKFYLQLKLNGKFAKEQLVFQNDKNEDLPHVTKVENDHTLVRVLVEQHMNKINMHVKTSTENEEQENKETVYSVHFKEELDKHDDGQEVPSKHQNKSNDQLNHNKNNADDKKDDQKLDNQEKRTSFITEKSLNEASAEKDKVQQDSNKNVENEQPKASGTLKVENNPATVKKDENNHKSQSKQKDDKSKKEKKKVTEKEKALPAFDRNDDKNDSNQLTSDIKELDKPNHKKQYMLFGAGIVLATILLISAHFYSRKRGNQV, encoded by the coding sequence ATGAAACACATTAATCAAATTGCTACAAAATCATTTATAGCTTTAATTAGCTTATTAACATTTACATATACAACAACAACGATTGGTAGCGTATCGGCTGATGAGATTAAACGTCCATCAGCCAAATTTAATCAAACTGAAGAAAAAGATAAATTTCAGCTAACAACATCGGTTTTTGATGAAGAAGTAAAAGAAGACAAAACGATAGAGATAAAACTTTTTAATAAAGAAAATAAAAATATAACTGAAGAACAGCAATTAGTTGATGTAAAGTCGCAGTTAATTTCAGATTTAACAGGTAAATTTTATTTGCAACTAAAGCTAAATGGTAAATTTGCCAAAGAACAACTTGTTTTTCAAAATGACAAAAACGAAGACCTGCCTCATGTTACTAAAGTTGAAAATGATCATACTTTAGTTAGGGTATTGGTTGAACAACATATGAATAAAATCAATATGCACGTTAAAACATCGACCGAAAATGAAGAACAGGAGAATAAGGAAACAGTTTATTCCGTTCATTTTAAAGAGGAACTAGATAAACATGATGATGGACAAGAAGTACCATCAAAACACCAAAATAAATCTAATGATCAACTAAATCATAATAAAAATAATGCTGATGATAAAAAAGATGATCAAAAGTTAGATAATCAGGAAAAACGCACTAGCTTTATTACTGAAAAGAGTTTGAATGAAGCGTCAGCTGAAAAAGATAAAGTGCAGCAAGACAGTAATAAAAATGTAGAAAATGAGCAACCTAAAGCGTCAGGCACATTAAAAGTTGAAAATAATCCTGCAACTGTTAAAAAAGACGAAAATAATCATAAATCGCAGTCAAAGCAAAAAGATGACAAGTCTAAAAAAGAAAAGAAAAAAGTAACTGAAAAAGAAAAAGCGTTACCAGCTTTTGACAGAAATGATGATAAAAACGATAGCAATCAACTAACTAGTGATATTAAAGAGTTGGATAAACCAAATCATAAAAAGCAATATATGTTATTTGGGGCAGGTATTGTGCTAGCAACAATTTTACTTATATCAGCACATTTTTACAGCAGAAAGCGAGGTAACCAAGTTTGA
- the isdE gene encoding heme ABC transporter substrate-binding protein IsdE has protein sequence MRIIKYLTILVISVVILTSCQSSNSKQTTKSGEFRIVPTTVALTMTLDKLDLPIVGKPTSYKTLPKRYKDVPEIGQPMEPNVEAVKKLNPTHVLSVTTIKDEMQPFYKQLNMKGYFYDFDSLKGMQESITQLGDQFNRKSQAKELNNHLNSVKQTIESKAAKQKKHPKVLILMGVPGSYLVATDKSYIGDLVKIAGGENVIKVKDRQYISSNTENLLNIDPDIILRLPHGMPEEVKKMFQKEFKQNDIWKHFKAVKNNRVYDLEEVPFGITANVDADETMMQLYDLFYKDKK, from the coding sequence TTGAGAATCATCAAATATTTAACAATTTTAGTGATTAGTGTAGTTATCTTAACAAGTTGTCAATCTTCAAACTCTAAGCAAACAACTAAATCAGGTGAATTTCGAATCGTACCGACTACTGTTGCATTAACAATGACGCTAGATAAATTAGATTTACCAATTGTCGGCAAACCAACGTCATATAAAACTTTGCCAAAACGATACAAAGATGTGCCAGAAATTGGTCAACCCATGGAACCAAATGTTGAAGCGGTTAAAAAATTAAATCCTACTCATGTTTTAAGTGTGACAACGATTAAAGATGAAATGCAACCATTTTATAAACAATTGAATATGAAAGGTTATTTTTATGATTTCGATAGTTTAAAAGGGATGCAAGAATCGATTACTCAATTAGGTGATCAATTTAATCGTAAATCACAAGCAAAGGAATTAAACAATCATTTAAATTCAGTTAAGCAGACAATTGAAAGTAAAGCAGCCAAACAAAAGAAACACCCTAAAGTTTTAATTTTAATGGGTGTGCCTGGTAGTTATTTAGTTGCAACAGATAAATCATATATTGGTGATTTAGTTAAAATTGCTGGTGGTGAAAATGTTATCAAAGTAAAAGACCGACAATATATTTCATCTAATACAGAAAATTTACTTAATATTGATCCAGATATTATTTTAAGATTGCCACATGGTATGCCTGAAGAGGTGAAGAAAATGTTCCAAAAAGAATTTAAGCAAAATGATATTTGGAAACATTTTAAAGCGGTTAAAAATAATCGTGTTTATGATTTAGAAGAAGTGCCATTTGGCATTACAGCAAATGTAGATGCTGATGAAACAATGATGCAACTGTATGATTTATTTTATAAAGACAAAAAGTAA
- the isdF gene encoding hemin ABC transporter permease protein IsdF, whose translation MIKHNKKLLFICLFIVLIITAYISFITGTIKLSFNDFVVKFTTGENATLDSIIDLRLPRILIAVMVGAMLAVSGALLQAALQNPLAEANIIGVSSGALIMRALCMLFIPQLYFYLPVLSFIGGVIPFLIIVILHAKYRFNAVSMILVGVALFVLLNGILEILTQNPLMKIPQGLTMKIWSDVYILAASAFVGIILTLLISNKLNLLNLDDVQARSIGFNIDRYRWITGLLAVFLASATVAIVGQIAFLGIIVPHVVRKIVGGNYKVLIPFSTVIGAWLLLIADLLGRVIQPPLEIPANAILMIVGGPMLIYLICKGQRNRI comes from the coding sequence ATGATAAAACACAATAAAAAATTATTATTTATATGTCTGTTTATCGTGCTAATTATAACAGCATATATTTCTTTTATAACCGGTACAATTAAGCTATCATTTAATGATTTTGTAGTTAAATTCACAACAGGTGAAAATGCAACATTAGATTCAATCATTGATTTGCGATTACCGAGGATTTTAATTGCGGTAATGGTTGGTGCAATGTTAGCTGTATCAGGCGCATTGTTACAAGCAGCACTGCAAAATCCACTAGCGGAGGCAAACATTATTGGTGTTTCATCTGGGGCGTTAATCATGAGAGCACTATGTATGTTATTCATTCCACAATTATATTTTTATCTACCAGTACTAAGCTTTATAGGCGGAGTAATTCCATTTTTAATTATTGTCATCTTGCATGCTAAATATAGATTTAATGCTGTAAGTATGATACTAGTTGGTGTTGCATTATTTGTCTTATTAAATGGAATTTTAGAAATTTTAACTCAAAATCCTTTAATGAAAATACCTCAAGGCTTAACGATGAAAATTTGGAGTGATGTTTATATTTTAGCTGCGTCAGCCTTTGTAGGAATAATTCTAACTTTATTGATTTCAAATAAATTGAATTTATTAAATTTAGATGATGTTCAAGCACGTAGCATAGGCTTTAATATTGACCGATATCGATGGATAACAGGATTGCTAGCGGTATTTCTAGCAAGTGCAACAGTAGCTATCGTAGGACAAATAGCATTTTTAGGTATCATTGTGCCACATGTCGTTCGCAAAATAGTTGGCGGTAATTATAAAGTACTGATTCCATTCTCAACAGTTATAGGTGCTTGGTTATTATTAATTGCTGATTTATTGGGGCGTGTCATTCAGCCTCCTTTAGAAATTCCGGCAAATGCCATCTTGATGATTGTCGGCGGTCCGATGCTTATTTATTTAATATGTAAGGGACAACGAAACAGGATATAA
- the srtB gene encoding class B sortase: protein MKMKRFLSLVQIILVIIIIIFGYKIVQTYIEDKQERANYEKIQQKFQTLVTKHQASVRPQFEELEKINKDIVGWIKLPGTTLNYPVLQGKTNHDYLNLDFEREHRRKGSIFMDFRNTLQTLNYNTILYGHHVGDNTMFDVLEDYLKQPFFEKHKTIEFDNKYGKYQLQVFSAYKTTTKDNYIRTTFDNDQDYQHFLDETKRKSVIKSDVKISVKDKIMTLSTCEDAYSETAKRIVVVAKIIKVS, encoded by the coding sequence ATGAAAATGAAACGATTTTTAAGTTTAGTGCAGATTATTCTAGTTATAATTATCATTATTTTCGGTTATAAAATTGTCCAAACTTATATAGAAGATAAACAAGAACGAGCGAATTATGAGAAAATACAGCAGAAATTTCAAACGTTGGTAACCAAACATCAAGCATCTGTAAGGCCACAATTTGAAGAACTTGAAAAAATAAATAAAGATATTGTAGGTTGGATTAAATTACCAGGAACAACTTTAAACTATCCAGTACTCCAAGGTAAAACAAATCATGATTATTTAAATTTAGACTTTGAACGTGAGCATCGTCGTAAAGGTAGTATTTTTATGGATTTTCGAAACACATTACAAACGTTAAATTATAATACGATTCTGTATGGACATCATGTTGGAGATAATACAATGTTTGATGTGTTAGAAGACTATTTAAAACAACCATTTTTTGAAAAACACAAAACAATTGAATTTGATAACAAATATGGCAAATATCAATTACAAGTATTTAGTGCATATAAGACGACAACTAAAGACAATTATATCCGCACAACATTTGACAATGATCAAGATTATCAACATTTTTTAGATGAAACTAAACGTAAATCTGTTATTAAATCGGATGTAAAAATATCAGTAAAGGATAAAATAATGACATTATCAACATGCGAAGATGCATATAGTGAAACGGCGAAACGTATTGTTGTAGTCGCAAAAATAATTAAGGTAAGTTAA
- the isdG gene encoding staphylobilin-forming heme oxygenase IsdG: MKFMAENRLTLTKGTAKDIIERFYTRHGIETLDGFDGMFVTQTLEQEEFDEVKILTVWKSKQAFTDWLKSDVFKAAHKHVRSKNEDESSPIINNKVITYDIGYSYMK; this comes from the coding sequence ATGAAATTTATGGCAGAAAATAGGCTGACGTTAACTAAAGGGACAGCAAAAGACATTATTGAAAGATTTTATACGAGACATGGAATCGAAACATTAGATGGTTTCGATGGGATGTTTGTTACACAAACTTTAGAGCAAGAAGAGTTTGATGAGGTCAAAATTTTAACAGTTTGGAAATCAAAGCAAGCTTTTACAGATTGGTTAAAATCTGATGTCTTTAAAGCAGCGCATAAACATGTACGAAGTAAAAATGAAGATGAAAGTAGTCCAATCATTAATAACAAAGTTATTACTTATGACATTGGATATAGTTATATGAAATAA
- a CDS encoding RNA methyltransferase has product MEQITSAQNNRIKQANKLKKKRERDKTGLALIEGVHLIEEAYQSDIVITQLFAIEPARLNQEIIDYAQEVFEINMKVAESLSGTVTPQGFFAIIEKPQYDISKAQQVLLIDRVQDPGNLGTLIRTADAAGIDAVIMEKGTTDPYQDKVLRASQGSIFHLPVITQDLTTFISQFDGPVYGTALENAVAYKEVSTSNSFALLLGNEGEGVNPELLAHTSQNLIIPIYGKAESLNVAIAGSILLYHLKG; this is encoded by the coding sequence ATGGAACAAATAACTTCAGCACAAAATAATAGAATTAAGCAAGCGAATAAGCTGAAAAAGAAGCGTGAGCGAGATAAAACAGGATTAGCTTTAATTGAAGGTGTTCACTTAATTGAAGAAGCATATCAAAGTGATATCGTCATTACACAATTATTCGCGATTGAACCGGCTCGACTGAATCAAGAGATTATCGATTACGCGCAAGAAGTTTTTGAAATTAATATGAAAGTTGCTGAATCTCTATCAGGTACAGTAACACCACAAGGCTTTTTCGCAATCATTGAAAAGCCACAATATGATATTTCAAAAGCCCAACAAGTGTTATTAATCGATCGTGTTCAAGATCCTGGAAATTTAGGGACATTAATTAGAACAGCTGATGCGGCAGGGATAGATGCAGTAATCATGGAAAAAGGTACAACAGACCCATATCAAGATAAAGTTTTAAGAGCTAGCCAAGGTAGCATATTCCATTTACCTGTAATAACACAAGACCTTACTACATTTATTTCTCAATTTGATGGTCCTGTATATGGCACGGCTCTTGAAAATGCAGTAGCATATAAAGAAGTTTCTACAAGTAATTCATTTGCATTGCTATTAGGTAACGAGGGTGAAGGTGTTAATCCAGAGTTATTAGCACATACATCGCAAAATTTAATCATTCCAATTTATGGTAAAGCTGAAAGCTTAAATGTGGCAATCGCTGGTAGTATTCTACTTTATCATTTGAAAGGTTGA
- the pheS gene encoding phenylalanine--tRNA ligase subunit alpha has product MSEQQTMSELKQQALVDINEANDERALQEVKVKYLGKKGSVSGLMKLMKDLPNEEKPAFGQKVNELRQTIQNELDERQQMLVKEKLNKQLAEETIDVSLPGRHIEIGSKHPLTRTIEEIEDLFLGLGYEIVNGYEVEQDHYNFEMLNLPKSHPARDMQDSFYITDEILLRTHTSPVQARTMESRNGQGPVKIICPGKVYRRDSDDATHSHQFTQIEGLVVDKNVKMSDLKGTLELLAKKLFGADREIRLRPSYFPFTEPSVEVDVSCFKCKGKGCNVCKHTGWIEILGAGMVHPNVLEMAGFDSTEYSGFAFGMGPDRIAMLKYGIEDIRHFYTNDVRFLDQFKAVEDRGDM; this is encoded by the coding sequence ATGTCTGAACAACAAACAATGTCAGAGTTAAAACAACAAGCGCTTGTCGATATTAATGAAGCGAATGATGAACGTGCACTGCAAGAAGTTAAAGTGAAGTACTTAGGTAAAAAAGGATCAGTAAGTGGCTTAATGAAATTGATGAAAGATTTACCTAATGAAGAGAAGCCAGCTTTTGGTCAAAAGGTAAATGAATTACGTCAAACAATTCAAAATGAACTAGATGAAAGACAACAAATGCTAGTTAAAGAAAAGTTGAATAAGCAATTGGCTGAAGAAACAATTGATGTATCACTACCAGGTCGACACATTGAAATAGGTTCAAAACATCCATTAACACGAACAATTGAAGAAATTGAAGACTTATTCTTAGGGTTAGGTTATGAAATTGTTAATGGTTATGAAGTTGAACAAGACCATTATAACTTTGAGATGTTGAATTTACCTAAATCACATCCTGCTCGTGATATGCAAGATAGTTTCTATATTACTGATGAGATTTTACTACGTACTCATACATCGCCTGTTCAAGCCCGTACAATGGAATCTCGTAATGGCCAAGGTCCGGTTAAAATTATTTGTCCTGGTAAAGTGTATCGTCGTGACTCTGATGATGCAACACATAGTCATCAATTTACTCAAATTGAAGGCTTAGTTGTTGATAAAAATGTTAAGATGAGTGACTTAAAAGGTACATTAGAATTGCTAGCGAAAAAATTATTCGGTGCTGATCGTGAAATTCGTTTACGCCCAAGTTACTTCCCATTTACTGAGCCATCAGTTGAAGTAGATGTATCATGTTTCAAATGTAAAGGTAAAGGTTGCAATGTTTGTAAACACACTGGATGGATTGAAATTTTAGGTGCTGGTATGGTTCATCCTAACGTACTAGAAATGGCAGGATTTGATTCTACAGAATACTCAGGATTTGCATTTGGTATGGGGCCAGACCGTATTGCTATGTTGAAATATGGAATTGAAGATATTCGTCATTTCTATACAAATGATGTGAGATTTTTAGATCAATTTAAAGCAGTAGAAGATAGAGGTGACATGTAA
- the pheT gene encoding phenylalanine--tRNA ligase subunit beta has product MLISNEWLKEYVTVNDSVTNLAERITRTGIEVDDLIDYTKDIKNLVIGYVESKTKHPDADKLNVCQVDIGEGEPVQIVCGAPNVDAGQYVIVAKVGGRLPGGIKIKRAKLRGERSEGMICSLQEIGISSNYVPKNYESGIYVFNDKQVPGSDALEALYLNDQVMEFDLTPNRADALSMIGTAYEVAALYNTKMTKPESASNELDVSANDELTVKIENEEKVPYYSARVVHDVTIAPSPIWMQARLIKAGIRPINNVVDISNYVLLEYGQPLHMFDQDAIGSQQIIVRQANEGEKMTTLDNTERELLTSDIVITNGQTPIALAGVMGGDFSEVKDHTTNIVVEGAIFDPVSIRHTSRRLNLRSESSSRFEKGIATEFVNEAVDRACYLLQTYANGKVLKDTVASGNLGDLITPIDITAEKINRTIGFDLTQSDIVTIFNQLGFETNLNDDVITVNVPSRRKDITIKEDLIEEVARIYGYDDIPSTLPVFDKVTSGQLTDRQYKTRMVKEVLEGAGLDQAITYSLVSKENATAFAMQQRETIDLLMPMSEAHASLRQSLLPHLIEAASYNVARKNKDVKLFEIGNVFFANSVGELPDQVEYLSGILTGDYVVNQWQGKKEVVDFYLAKGVVDRVAEKLNLVFEYRRANIDGLHPGRTAEILLDNEVVGFIGELHPTLAAENDLKRTYVFELNFDVLMSVSVGYINYQPIPRFPGMSRDIALEVEQNIPAADLLATIHEHGGKILKDTLVFDVYQGDHLEAGKKSIAIRLNYLDVEETLTDERVSKVQDKIEAALIEQGAVIR; this is encoded by the coding sequence ATGTTGATATCAAACGAATGGTTAAAAGAATATGTAACAGTAAATGATTCTGTTACTAATTTAGCAGAACGTATTACACGTACAGGAATAGAAGTAGATGATTTAATAGACTACACTAAAGATATTAAAAACTTAGTAATAGGTTATGTTGAGTCAAAAACAAAGCATCCAGATGCTGATAAATTAAATGTTTGTCAAGTAGATATCGGAGAGGGAGAACCTGTACAAATTGTATGTGGTGCACCAAATGTTGATGCAGGACAATATGTCATTGTTGCAAAAGTTGGTGGCAGATTACCAGGTGGTATTAAAATTAAACGCGCCAAATTACGTGGTGAGCGTTCAGAAGGTATGATTTGTTCACTTCAAGAAATTGGTATCTCTAGTAATTACGTACCTAAAAATTATGAATCTGGCATTTACGTTTTTAATGATAAACAAGTTCCAGGATCAGATGCATTGGAAGCTTTATATTTAAATGACCAAGTAATGGAATTTGATTTAACACCAAACAGAGCTGATGCATTAAGTATGATTGGTACTGCGTATGAAGTTGCTGCATTATATAATACAAAAATGACGAAGCCAGAGTCAGCATCAAATGAGCTTGATGTATCTGCAAATGATGAATTGACTGTGAAGATTGAAAATGAAGAAAAAGTACCATATTATAGTGCACGTGTTGTTCATGATGTCACAATTGCGCCTTCACCAATATGGATGCAAGCAAGACTGATAAAAGCTGGTATCCGTCCGATTAATAATGTTGTCGATATTTCTAACTATGTACTATTAGAATACGGTCAACCATTACACATGTTTGATCAAGATGCGATAGGATCACAACAAATCATTGTACGTCAAGCTAATGAAGGCGAAAAAATGACAACCTTAGATAATACAGAGCGTGAATTATTAACAAGTGATATCGTTATTACTAACGGTCAGACACCGATTGCTTTAGCAGGTGTAATGGGTGGCGATTTCTCTGAAGTTAAAGATCACACGACTAATATTGTTGTTGAAGGTGCAATTTTTGACCCTGTTTCAATTCGTCATACTTCAAGACGTTTAAATTTACGAAGTGAGTCATCAAGTCGTTTTGAAAAAGGTATTGCGACAGAATTTGTAAACGAAGCCGTTGACAGAGCGTGTTATTTATTACAAACATACGCAAACGGCAAAGTATTAAAAGATACTGTGGCTTCTGGAAATCTAGGTGATTTAATTACACCTATCGATATTACTGCTGAAAAAATTAATCGCACAATCGGATTCGATTTGACTCAAAGTGATATTGTAACTATTTTTAATCAATTAGGATTTGAAACTAATTTGAATGATGATGTGATTACTGTAAACGTGCCATCACGTCGTAAAGATATTACGATTAAAGAAGATTTAATTGAAGAAGTTGCACGTATTTATGGCTATGATGACATTCCTTCAACATTACCAGTCTTTGATAAAGTAACGAGTGGTCAGTTAACGGATCGTCAATATAAAACAAGAATGGTTAAAGAAGTCTTAGAAGGTGCTGGATTAGATCAAGCGATTACTTATTCATTAGTATCGAAAGAAAATGCAACAGCATTTGCGATGCAACAACGTGAAACAATTGATTTATTAATGCCTATGAGTGAGGCGCATGCTTCACTACGACAAAGTTTATTACCACATTTGATTGAAGCGGCTTCTTATAATGTGGCGCGTAAAAATAAAGATGTAAAATTATTTGAAATTGGAAATGTCTTCTTTGCAAATAGTGTAGGAGAATTACCAGATCAAGTTGAATATTTGAGTGGTATTTTAACTGGTGATTATGTTGTGAATCAATGGCAAGGTAAGAAAGAGGTTGTTGATTTCTATTTAGCGAAGGGTGTTGTAGATCGAGTAGCTGAAAAATTAAACCTTGTGTTTGAATATCGTAGAGCAAATATTGATGGTTTGCATCCAGGCCGCACTGCTGAAATATTATTAGATAATGAAGTAGTTGGTTTTATCGGTGAATTGCATCCTACTTTAGCTGCTGAAAATGACTTGAAACGCACATATGTTTTTGAATTGAATTTTGATGTGTTAATGTCAGTATCAGTTGGTTACATTAACTATCAGCCTATACCTCGATTCCCAGGTATGTCTCGTGATATTGCTTTGGAAGTGGAACAAAATATTCCAGCAGCTGATTTATTAGCTACGATTCATGAACATGGTGGGAAAATTTTAAAAGATACACTTGTATTTGATGTTTATCAAGGTGACCATTTAGAAGCAGGTAAGAAATCTATTGCAATACGATTGAATTATTTAGATGTAGAGGAAACATTAACAGATGAACGTGTTTCTAAAGTACAAGATAAAATTGAAGCAGCTTTAATTGAGCAAGGTGCTGTTATAAGATAA